A genomic region of Pseudomonas sp. KU43P contains the following coding sequences:
- a CDS encoding MFS transporter codes for MNAAKDPATLVPASTLDLRPLLLVTMACTMSMMAFVALIGPIARLLGMATWQAGAAVTVAGVVWVLLARPWGRAADRLGRRRTLLLGSAGFTLAYWLLCLFIEGALHWLPGATLAFVGLMLARGAIGAFYAAIPVACNALIADHVEPQRRARAMASLGAASAVGLVLGPALAALLAEHSLSLPFHVMSLLPATAFLVLLFKLKPQPLAHSHAPSPVRLNDPRLRRPLLVAFSAMLSVTVSQIIVGFFALDRLHLAPAAAAQTAGIALTTVGVALILSQVILRQLQWPPLKMIRVGASVSALGFAAGAMATTAPWLWSCYFVAAAGMGFVFPSFSALAANAMKASEQGATAGSIGAAQGMGAVIGPLAGTLVYALDPRLPFLAVALLLLLVGLWPMPREHRP; via the coding sequence ATGAATGCCGCAAAGGACCCTGCCACCCTCGTACCCGCCAGCACCCTGGACTTGCGCCCGCTGCTGCTGGTGACCATGGCCTGCACCATGTCGATGATGGCGTTCGTCGCCCTGATCGGGCCGATTGCCCGTCTGCTCGGCATGGCCACCTGGCAAGCCGGTGCGGCGGTGACCGTGGCCGGGGTGGTCTGGGTGCTGCTGGCCCGGCCCTGGGGCCGTGCCGCCGACCGCCTGGGCCGGCGACGCACTCTGCTACTGGGCAGTGCCGGCTTCACCCTGGCCTACTGGCTGCTGTGCCTGTTCATCGAGGGTGCCTTGCACTGGTTGCCGGGCGCGACCCTGGCCTTTGTCGGCCTGATGCTCGCCCGCGGCGCCATTGGTGCCTTCTATGCAGCCATCCCAGTGGCCTGCAACGCCCTGATCGCCGACCATGTCGAGCCGCAGCGCCGGGCCCGGGCCATGGCGTCCCTCGGTGCGGCCAGTGCCGTCGGCCTGGTGCTGGGCCCCGCGCTCGCGGCGTTACTGGCCGAGCACAGCCTGAGCCTGCCGTTCCATGTAATGTCGTTGCTGCCGGCCACCGCGTTCCTGGTACTGCTGTTCAAGCTCAAGCCACAACCCTTGGCTCACAGCCACGCCCCCAGCCCGGTGCGGTTGAATGACCCGCGCCTGCGTCGGCCATTGCTGGTGGCCTTCAGCGCCATGCTCAGCGTCACGGTCTCGCAGATCATCGTAGGCTTCTTCGCGCTCGATCGCTTGCACCTGGCGCCGGCAGCAGCCGCGCAAACCGCAGGCATCGCGCTGACCACCGTCGGCGTGGCGCTGATCCTGTCCCAGGTCATTTTGCGCCAGTTGCAGTGGCCACCGCTGAAAATGATTCGCGTGGGTGCCAGCGTCTCGGCGTTGGGTTTCGCGGCAGGTGCGATGGCCACCACCGCACCCTGGCTATGGAGCTGCTACTTCGTCGCCGCCGCCGGCATGGGCTTCGTGTTCCCTTCGTTCTCGGCCCTGGCAGCCAATGCCATGAAAGCCTCGGAGCAAGGCGCGACCGCCGGCTCCATCGGCGCTGCGCAAGGCATGGGCGCGGTGATCGGGCCACTGGCCGGCACGCTGGTCTATGCCCTGGACCCACGCCTGCCGTTCCTTGCCGTGGCGCTGCTGTTGCTGCTGGTCGGGCTGTGGCCGATGCCGCGCGAGCATCGGCCCTGA
- a CDS encoding cupin domain-containing protein — translation MDTGTRLKLVRERNNLSQRELARRSGLTNSTISQIEQNRVSPSVSSLKKLLEGIPMTLAEFFSFDEPVREERFVFRAGEQPDLGRNGLRMLLVGASVEARQMRMLRELYAPGADSGEPIVHAEGEECGLVTRGTVELWVDGQVSILNSGDGYYIPTTLPHSFKNIGQDEAEIISANTPANF, via the coding sequence ATGGACACGGGGACACGACTCAAACTGGTGCGTGAACGCAACAACCTCTCCCAGCGGGAACTGGCCCGCCGCAGCGGGCTCACCAACTCGACCATCTCGCAGATCGAGCAGAACCGCGTCAGCCCTTCGGTCAGTTCCCTGAAAAAACTGCTCGAAGGCATCCCCATGACCCTGGCGGAGTTCTTCAGCTTCGACGAACCGGTACGGGAAGAGCGCTTCGTGTTCCGCGCCGGCGAACAGCCGGACCTGGGCCGAAATGGCCTGCGCATGTTGCTGGTAGGTGCCAGCGTCGAGGCCAGGCAGATGCGCATGCTGCGCGAGCTGTATGCCCCGGGCGCCGATTCGGGCGAGCCGATCGTGCATGCCGAGGGCGAGGAATGTGGCCTGGTCACCCGCGGCACCGTGGAACTGTGGGTCGATGGCCAGGTGAGCATCCTCAACTCGGGCGATGGCTACTATATCCCCACCACCCTGCCCCACAGCTTCAAGAACATCGGCCAGGATGAGGCTGAAATCATCAGCGCCAACACCCCGGCCAACTTCTGA
- a CDS encoding 2-hydroxychromene-2-carboxylate isomerase: MSKTVEFFFDLGSPASYLAWTQLPDLCARQGATLSYRPMLLGGVFQATGNASPAMIPSKGRYMFTDLGRYAERYGVPFGLPPGFPLNTLALMRGVVGMQLHAPARFEALLATLFNGLWAQRRNLGDAAVLDETLSQAGFDPAEFRDLAADTEVKAALKQTTEEAVARGVFGAPTCFVEGQMYFGQDRLDFVEQALRQPARR; encoded by the coding sequence ATGAGCAAGACCGTTGAGTTCTTCTTCGACTTGGGCAGCCCTGCCAGTTACCTGGCCTGGACCCAATTGCCTGACCTCTGTGCCCGGCAGGGCGCAACGCTGAGTTACCGGCCGATGTTGCTCGGCGGGGTATTCCAGGCCACTGGCAATGCGTCACCGGCGATGATCCCGTCCAAAGGGCGCTACATGTTCACCGACCTGGGCCGCTATGCCGAGCGCTATGGCGTGCCGTTCGGGCTACCGCCGGGCTTTCCACTCAATACCCTGGCGCTGATGCGCGGTGTCGTGGGCATGCAGTTGCACGCGCCGGCACGTTTCGAGGCGCTGCTGGCGACGTTGTTCAACGGACTGTGGGCCCAGCGGCGCAACCTGGGTGACGCGGCCGTGCTGGACGAGACGCTCAGCCAGGCGGGTTTCGATCCGGCCGAGTTCCGCGACCTGGCGGCGGACACTGAAGTGAAGGCCGCACTCAAGCAAACAACCGAAGAGGCTGTGGCGCGCGGGGTGTTCGGCGCGCCAACATGCTTTGTCGAAGGGCAGATGTACTTCGGTCAGGATCGCCTGGATTTCGTCGAGCAGGCGTTGAGACAGCCGGCCCGCCGCTAG
- a CDS encoding SDR family oxidoreductase has protein sequence MAEQQKVVLVIGAGDATGGEIAKRFAREGYIACVTRRQAEKLQPLVEEIRAAGGQAHGFGSDARKEEEVAELIETIERDIGQIEAFVFNIGANVPCSILDETPRKYFKIWEMACFAGFLTAQAVARRMVTRERGTLLFTGATAGTRGAAGFAAFAGAKHGLRALAQSMARELGPRNIHVAHVVVDGAIDTAFIRDTFPERYALKDQDGILDPAHIADSYWFLHAQPRDAWTFELDLRPWMERW, from the coding sequence GTGGCAGAACAACAAAAAGTGGTGCTGGTGATAGGGGCGGGAGACGCCACGGGTGGCGAAATTGCCAAGCGCTTCGCCCGCGAGGGTTACATCGCCTGCGTCACCCGCCGTCAGGCGGAAAAACTGCAACCTCTGGTGGAAGAGATTCGCGCCGCAGGCGGCCAGGCTCATGGCTTTGGCTCGGATGCGCGCAAGGAAGAGGAGGTGGCCGAACTGATCGAAACGATCGAGCGCGATATCGGCCAGATCGAAGCCTTTGTCTTCAATATTGGTGCCAATGTGCCCTGCAGTATCCTCGACGAAACCCCGCGCAAATACTTCAAGATCTGGGAAATGGCCTGCTTCGCCGGCTTCCTGACCGCTCAGGCAGTCGCCCGGCGCATGGTCACCCGCGAACGTGGCACGCTGCTGTTCACCGGTGCCACCGCCGGTACCCGCGGGGCGGCCGGGTTCGCCGCATTCGCGGGCGCCAAGCATGGCCTGCGCGCCCTGGCCCAGAGCATGGCGCGGGAACTGGGGCCGCGGAACATCCATGTAGCCCATGTGGTAGTGGACGGCGCCATCGACACGGCGTTCATCCGCGACACGTTCCCTGAGCGCTACGCCCTCAAGGATCAGGACGGTATCCTCGACCCCGCGCACATCGCCGACAGCTACTGGTTCCTGCACGCGCAGCCGCGAGATGCCTGGACTTTCGAACTGGACCTGCGCCCGTGGATGGAGCGCTGGTAA